The following proteins come from a genomic window of Montipora capricornis isolate CH-2021 chromosome 9, ASM3666992v2, whole genome shotgun sequence:
- the LOC138015517 gene encoding uncharacterized protein, translating to MRPVIDLSSLNKFIVNEHFQMENLSCLKTLLLPGDFMTNIDLKDAYLSVPVHETSRKFLRFIWKGTCYQFKALPFGLCSAPRIFTKALKPVAAFLRRKAIRVLIYLDDFLLLAATVEEAVKNTQLVVSLLQSLGFTINLKKSLLTPTQAITFLGFQIDSTCMMLSLPAEKTDKILDCCHRLLVSQSITLRNLASLIGLLESSRPAIWRAPLHFRHLQSDLIRGLQMNQESYDALIALSPSARVELAWWLRHTLNANGSPVHLPPPDMIITTDASKKGWGAVHQSFQTNGRWSQKESLQHINYLELKASFLALKTFLKDKSHVSVSLQLDNTTAIAYINNKGGTRSPQLMTLALEMWDWCQERDILLIASHIPGRDNVSADKESREFTDMSEWKLDPIIIQPFLLNCQTDLFASRLTSQLAAYISWRPDPGAIHTDAFTINWATLRGYAFPPFNLISKTLTKVTIDQTELILVAPVWQAQPWWPVLLRLLISQPVLLPNSPTLLTDPTDLNRIHPMYPRLHLAVFHISTNVSKLRAFQQTLPTYSSQQLVPPHTKPTSLVGTVGAAGVLDGKLILFRHL from the coding sequence ATGCGTCCGGTGATAGACCTAAGTTCTTTGAACAAGTTCATTGTAAACGAGCATTTCCAGATGGAAAACCTCAGTTGCCTAAAGACGTTGCTTTTACCAGGCGATTTTATGACAAATATAGATTTAAAAGATGCTTACCTTTCTGTGCCCGTGCACGAGACTTCCCGAAAGTTCCTTCGCTTCATTTGGAAGGGAACTTGTTACCAGTTCAAAGCTCTTCCATTCGGCCTGTGTTCAGCCCCCAGAATTTTTACGAAAGCTCTAAAACCTGTTGCTGCATTCCTGAGAAGGAAGGCCATTCGAGTCCTTATATACCTGGACGACTTTCTTCTTTTGGCTGCAACAGTGGAGGAAGCTGTGAAAAATACTCAACTGGTAGTGAGTCTCCTTCAGTCCCTTGGTTTTACAATAAACCTCAAGAAATCATTACTGACTCCAACACAAGCGATAACCTTCCTGGGTTTCCAAATAGACTCAACGTGCATGATGCTATCTCTCCCGGCAGAAAAAACCGACAAAATTCTAGACTGTTGTCACCGTCTGCTCGTTTCTCAAAGTATCACATTGCGAAACCTAGCAAGTTTAATAGGTCTGTTAGAGTCCTCGAGACCAGCCATTTGGCGAGCTCCACTTCACTTTCGTCACTTGCAATCAGACCTGATAAGGGGCCTACAAATGAACCAGGAGTCTTACGACGCCTTGATCGCCCTGTCACCGAGTGCCAGAGTAGAACTTGCTTGGTGGTTGAGACACACCCTCAATGCAAACGGCAGTCCTGTACACCTTCCTCCGCCGGATATGATCATCACAACCGACGCCTCCAAGAAAGGTTGGGGTGCAGTGCATCAATCCTTTCAGACCAATGGCAGATGGTCCCAAAAAGAGTCTCTCCAACACATCAATTATCTAGAGCTAAAGGCGTCCTTTTTGGCCTTGAAAACCTTTCTCAAAGACAAGTCTCACGTATCCGTATCTCTGCAACTAGACAACACTACCGCCATCGCTTACATCAACAACAAAGGGGGTACACGTTCCCCCCAACTTATGACTCTGGCATTAGAGATGTGGGATTGGTGTCAGGAAAGAGACATCCTTCTGATAGCTTCTCACATCCCAGGAAGAGACAACGTCTCAGCGGACAAGGAGTCCAGAGAATTCACGGACATGAGCGAGTGGAAGTTGGACCCAATAATTATTCAGCCTTTTCTGCTGAATTGCCAGACCGATCTATTTGCGAGTCGTCTAACCAGTCAACTCGCGGCTTACATCAGCTGGAGACCCGACCCGGGAGCCATCCACACCGACGCCTTCACGATCAACTGGGCTACTCTACGGGGCTATGCCTTCCCCCCCTTCAATCTGATATCGAAAACCCTGACGAAGGTAACAATCGACCAAACGGAACTAATTCTCGTTGCTCCAGTTTGGCAAGCCCAGCCCTGGTGGCCGGTTCTGCTGAGACTTCTAATATCCCAGCCAGTGTTGCTCCCGAACAGTCCAACCCTGTTAACGGACCCGACCGACCTGAACCGCATTCATCCAATGTATCCTCGTCTTCACTTGGCCGTGTTTCACATCTCTACCAACGTTTCCAAGCTGAGGGCATTCCAACAAACGTTGCCGACCTACTCATCGCAGCAACTCGTACCTCCACACACAAAACCTACGAGTCTAGTTGGAACCGTTGGTGCCGCTGGTGTTCTGGACGGCAAATTGATCCTCTTTCGTCATCTATAA